AGGAGCCTTGAAACGGCGCCGGCAGGCCGGGAAGAACGGAACGGGCCTGCCGGCTCACACCGAGCGGCCCGCTTCACGTTTGATCGCCGAGATATAGTCCTTCGCCTCGCCGGGCGAATCCGCGATGTAATCCGGTCCTGCGGCTTCGAGTCTTTCGCGCGTTTCGAAACCCCAGGCGGCGGCGATGACGCGTACGCCGGTTTTCCGGCACGCCTCGATATCGCGCGTTTCGTCGCCGATGTACAGCAGCTCCTCCGGCTTCAGCCCGTGCGCCCGCATATAACGACGGATCGTGCGGTGCTTGCCGAACAAGCCGTCCGACGAATGAACGGCTTCGAACGCCTCCAGACCGCAATCGGCCAGGATGCGCGAGATATTCGACCCGGCATTGGAGGAAATGACCGTCAGCGTATAGCCTTCGGTTTTCAGCCCGCGGACTAGCTCTGCGATCCCGGGAAACAGGCGAACGCCGCCCGCGCCGCTGCCGTAGAGCGCCTTGAATTCCCGCCCGATGCTTCGGAAGCGGAATACGCGGTGCGCCGGAATGCCGAGCGCCTTCAGCAGGACCCGGATCGGCAGGACCGCAAGTGCCCGGTATTCCTCCGGACGGACCGGCCGCAACCGGTATTTTTCCGCCAGCTCGTTGTATACGTCCGCGACCAGCGCGAAGGAATCGGCCAGCGTGCCGTCGAAATCGAACGCGATATGCCGGATCATCTTTGCGGCATGCCGCTTAATAGCCGACCTCCAC
This genomic window from Paenibacillus humicola contains:
- a CDS encoding HAD hydrolase-like protein; the protein is MIRHIAFDFDGTLADSFALVADVYNELAEKYRLRPVRPEEYRALAVLPIRVLLKALGIPAHRVFRFRSIGREFKALYGSGAGGVRLFPGIAELVRGLKTEGYTLTVISSNAGSNISRILADCGLEAFEAVHSSDGLFGKHRTIRRYMRAHGLKPEELLYIGDETRDIEACRKTGVRVIAAAWGFETRERLEAAGPDYIADSPGEAKDYISAIKREAGRSV